In Mycobacterium tuberculosis H37Rv, a single window of DNA contains:
- a CDS encoding permease (APC family possibly involved in transport of amino acid), protein MVGPRTRGYAIHKLGFCSVVMLGINSIIGAGIFLTPGEVIGLAGPFAPMAYVLAGIFAGVVAIVFATAARYVRTNGASYAYTTAAFGRRIGIYVGVTHAITASIAWGVLASFFVSTLLRVAFPDKAWADAEQLFSVKTLTFLGFIGVLLAINLFGNRAIKWANGTSTVGKAFALSAFIVGGLWIITTQHVNNYATAWSAYSATPYSLLGVAEIGKGTFSSMALATIVALYAFTGFESIANAAEEMDAPDRNLPRAIPIAIFSVGAIYLLTLTVAMLLGSNKIAASDDTVKLAAAIGNATFRTIIVVGALISMFGINVAASFGAPRLWTALADSGVLPTRLSRKNQYDVPMVSFAITASLALAFPLALRFDNLHLTGLAVIARFVQFIIVPIALIALARSQAVEHAAVRRNAFTDKVLPLVAIVVSVGLAVSYDYRCIFLVRGGPNYFSIALIVITFIVVPAMAYLHYYRIIRRVGDRPSTR, encoded by the coding sequence GTGGTCGGCCCGCGGACGAGAGGATATGCGATCCACAAGCTGGGTTTCTGCAGCGTCGTCATGCTCGGGATCAACTCGATAATCGGCGCCGGTATCTTCCTAACTCCAGGTGAGGTGATCGGGCTCGCAGGACCCTTCGCGCCGATGGCCTATGTTTTAGCTGGCATTTTCGCGGGTGTCGTGGCGATCGTCTTCGCGACGGCGGCAAGGTACGTCAGAACAAACGGTGCCTCCTACGCCTACACAACGGCCGCATTTGGGCGCCGGATCGGCATCTATGTCGGTGTCACCCACGCCATTACCGCGTCCATCGCTTGGGGGGTGTTGGCTTCTTTTTTCGTCTCGACGCTGTTGCGAGTGGCCTTCCCCGACAAGGCCTGGGCCGACGCCGAGCAACTGTTCAGTGTGAAGACGCTGACGTTTCTCGGCTTTATCGGCGTGCTGTTGGCCATCAACCTCTTCGGCAACCGGGCGATCAAGTGGGCCAACGGAACGTCAACGGTAGGCAAGGCATTCGCGCTCTCGGCATTCATTGTCGGCGGGCTGTGGATCATCACCACCCAGCACGTGAACAACTACGCAACGGCGTGGTCGGCATACAGCGCGACCCCGTACTCGTTGCTTGGCGTCGCCGAAATTGGCAAGGGCACGTTCTCGAGTATGGCGCTGGCCACGATTGTCGCGTTGTACGCATTCACCGGTTTCGAATCGATCGCGAACGCCGCCGAAGAAATGGACGCGCCGGACCGGAACCTGCCGAGAGCTATACCGATCGCGATCTTCTCGGTTGGCGCGATCTACTTGCTCACCCTAACGGTAGCGATGCTGCTCGGATCGAACAAGATCGCCGCGTCGGACGACACCGTGAAACTGGCCGCGGCCATCGGAAACGCTACCTTCCGAACGATCATCGTCGTCGGAGCCCTGATATCGATGTTCGGCATCAATGTCGCGGCCTCGTTCGGTGCACCGCGGCTTTGGACCGCGTTAGCGGACAGCGGGGTTCTGCCGACACGCTTGTCACGCAAGAACCAATACGACGTGCCGATGGTCTCCTTCGCAATTACGGCGTCGTTGGCGCTCGCATTCCCGTTGGCGCTGCGGTTCGACAACCTGCACCTGACCGGCCTGGCGGTGATCGCCCGATTCGTCCAGTTCATCATCGTGCCGATCGCTCTCATCGCATTGGCGAGGTCTCAGGCAGTAGAACATGCTGCTGTGCGGCGAAATGCGTTCACCGACAAGGTGTTACCGCTTGTTGCGATCGTGGTCTCGGTTGGGCTGGCAGTGTCCTACGACTACCGCTGCATCTTTCTAGTGCGGGGTGGTCCGAACTACTTCTCGATTGCTTTGATCGTGATCACGTTCATCGTGGTACCGGCGATGGCTTATCTGCACTACTACCGAATCATTCGCCGGGTTGGCGATCGGCCGAGCACTCGCTAG
- the mpt64 gene encoding immunogenic protein Mpt64, giving the protein MRIKIFMLVTAVVLLCCSGVATAAPKTYCEELKGTDTGQACQIQMSDPAYNINISLPSYYPDQKSLENYIAQTRDKFLSAATSSTPREAPYELNITSATYQSAIPPRGTQAVVLKVYQNAGGTHPTTTYKAFDWDQAYRKPITYDTLWQADTDPLPVVFPIVQGELSKQTGQQVSIAPNAGLDPVNYQNFAVTNDGVIFFFNPGELLPEAAGPTQVLVPRSAIDSMLA; this is encoded by the coding sequence GTGCGCATCAAGATCTTCATGCTGGTCACGGCTGTCGTTTTGCTCTGTTGTTCGGGTGTGGCCACGGCCGCGCCCAAGACCTACTGCGAGGAGTTGAAAGGCACCGATACCGGCCAGGCGTGCCAGATTCAAATGTCCGACCCGGCCTACAACATCAACATCAGCCTGCCCAGTTACTACCCCGACCAGAAGTCGCTGGAAAATTACATCGCCCAGACGCGCGACAAGTTCCTCAGCGCGGCCACATCGTCCACTCCACGCGAAGCCCCCTACGAATTGAATATCACCTCGGCCACATACCAGTCCGCGATACCGCCGCGTGGTACGCAGGCCGTGGTGCTCAAGGTCTACCAGAACGCCGGCGGCACGCACCCAACGACCACGTACAAGGCCTTCGATTGGGACCAGGCCTATCGCAAGCCAATCACCTATGACACGCTGTGGCAGGCTGACACCGATCCGCTGCCAGTCGTCTTCCCCATTGTGCAAGGTGAACTGAGCAAGCAGACCGGACAACAGGTATCGATAGCGCCGAATGCCGGCTTGGACCCGGTGAATTATCAGAACTTCGCAGTCACGAACGACGGGGTGATTTTCTTCTTCAACCCGGGGGAGTTGCTGCCCGAAGCAGCCGGCCCAACCCAGGTATTGGTCCCACGTTCCGCGATCGACTCGATGCTGGCCTAG
- the nrdF1 gene encoding ribonucleoside-diphosphate reductase subunit beta NrdF1 (ribonucleotide reductase small subunit (R2F protein)), with the protein MTGKLVERVHAINWNRLLDAKDLQVWERLTGNFWLPEKIPLSNDLASWQTLSSTEQQTTIRVFTGLTLLDTAQATVGAVAMIDDAVTPHEEAVLTNMAFMESVHAKSYSSIFSTLCSTKQIDDAFDWSEQNPYLQRKAQIIVDYYRGDDALKRKASSVMLESFLFYSGFYLPMYWSSRGKLTNTADLIRLIIRDEAVHGYYIGYKCQRGLADLTDAERADHREYTCELLHTLYANEIDYAHDLYDELGWTDDVLPYMRYNANKALANLGYQPAFDRDTCQVNPAVRAALDPGAGENHDFFSGSGSSYVMGTHQPTTDTDWDF; encoded by the coding sequence ATGACCGGCAAGCTCGTTGAGCGGGTGCACGCAATCAATTGGAACCGGTTGCTCGATGCTAAAGATTTGCAGGTCTGGGAACGTTTGACCGGTAACTTTTGGTTGCCGGAAAAGATTCCGCTCTCCAACGACCTGGCATCTTGGCAAACGTTGAGTTCCACCGAGCAGCAGACGACGATCCGGGTGTTCACCGGCTTGACCCTGCTCGACACCGCGCAGGCGACGGTGGGAGCAGTGGCCATGATCGACGACGCGGTCACCCCCCACGAAGAGGCGGTCCTGACCAACATGGCGTTCATGGAGTCAGTGCACGCCAAGAGCTACAGCTCGATCTTCTCGACCCTGTGCTCGACCAAGCAGATCGACGATGCCTTCGACTGGTCGGAACAGAACCCTTACCTGCAGCGAAAAGCGCAGATCATCGTCGACTACTACCGCGGTGACGACGCGCTCAAGCGCAAAGCATCGTCGGTAATGCTGGAGTCCTTCCTGTTCTACTCCGGCTTCTACCTGCCCATGTACTGGTCGTCGCGGGGTAAGCTCACCAACACCGCCGATCTGATCCGGCTGATCATCCGAGATGAAGCCGTCCACGGCTACTACATCGGCTACAAATGTCAACGAGGTTTGGCCGACCTGACCGACGCCGAGCGGGCCGACCACCGCGAATACACCTGCGAGCTGCTGCACACGCTCTACGCGAACGAGATCGACTATGCGCACGACTTGTACGACGAGTTGGGCTGGACCGACGACGTTTTGCCCTACATGCGTTACAACGCCAACAAGGCGCTAGCCAACCTGGGATACCAGCCTGCATTCGATCGTGACACCTGCCAGGTGAACCCGGCCGTGCGCGCAGCTCTCGACCCCGGTGCAGGGGAGAACCACGACTTTTTCTCCGGCTCCGGAAGCTCATACGTAATGGGCACCCACCAACCCACCACCGACACCGACTGGGACTTCTAA
- the vapC36 gene encoding ribonuclease VapC36 (toxin, part of toxin-antitoxin (TA) operon with Rv1982A,contains PIN domain) translates to MIVDTSAVVALVQGERPHATLVAAALAGAHSPVMSAPTVAECLIVLTARHGPVARTIFERLRSEIGLSVSSFTAEHAAATQRAFLRYGKGRHRAALNFGDCMTYATAQLGHQPLLAVGNDFPQTDLEFRGVVGYWPGVA, encoded by the coding sequence ATGATCGTGGACACAAGCGCCGTGGTGGCCCTGGTTCAAGGCGAGCGGCCGCACGCCACCCTGGTCGCGGCCGCCCTGGCCGGCGCCCATAGCCCCGTCATGTCTGCACCCACCGTCGCCGAATGCCTGATTGTCTTGACCGCCCGTCACGGCCCCGTTGCGCGCACGATCTTCGAACGACTTCGCAGCGAAATCGGCTTGAGCGTGTCATCTTTCACCGCCGAGCATGCCGCTGCCACGCAACGAGCCTTTCTGCGATACGGCAAGGGGCGCCACCGCGCGGCTCTCAACTTCGGAGACTGTATGACGTACGCGACCGCCCAGCTGGGCCACCAACCACTGCTGGCCGTCGGCAACGACTTCCCGCAAACCGACCTTGAGTTCCGCGGCGTCGTCGGCTACTGGCCAGGCGTCGCGTAA
- the vapB36 gene encoding antitoxin VapB36 (part of toxin-antitoxin (TA) operon with Rv1982c): MALNIKDPEVDRLAAELADRLHTSKTAAIRHALSAQLAFLESRAGDREAQLLDILRTEIWPLLADRSPITKLEREQILGYDPATGV; this comes from the coding sequence GTGGCGCTGAATATCAAAGACCCTGAGGTAGACCGACTAGCCGCCGAACTCGCTGACCGGCTGCACACCAGCAAGACTGCCGCCATCCGGCATGCCCTGTCTGCCCAGCTGGCGTTTTTGGAGTCGCGCGCCGGCGACCGTGAGGCACAACTTCTCGACATCTTGCGTACCGAAATCTGGCCCCTGCTTGCCGACCGCTCCCCCATCACCAAGCTCGAGCGCGAACAAATCCTCGGCTACGACCCCGCAACCGGAGTCTGA
- the PE_PGRS35 gene encoding PE-PGRS family protein PE_PGRS35 (Member of the Mycobacterium tuberculosis PE family, PGRS subfamily of ala-, gly-rich proteins) gives MSFLVVVPEFLTSAAADVENIGSTLRAANAAAAASTTALAAAGADEVSAAVAALFARFGQEYQAVSAQASAFHQQFVQTLNSASGSYAAAEATIASQLQTAQHDLLGAVNAPTETLLGRPLIGDGAPGTATSPNGGAGGLLYGNGGNGYSATASGVGGGAGGSAGLIGNGGAGGAGGPNAPGGAGGNGGWLLGNGGIGGPGGASSIPGMSGGAGGTGGAAGLLGWGANGGAGGLGDGVGVDRGTGGAGGRGGLLYGGYGVSGPGGDGRTVPLEIIHVTEPTVHANVNGGPTSTILVDTGSAGLVVSPEDVGGILGVLHMGLPTGLSISGYSGGLYYIFATYTTTVDFGNGIVTAPTAVNVVLLSIPTSPFAISTYFSALLADPTTTPFEAYFGAVGVDGVLGVGPNAVGPGPSIPTMALPGDLNQGVLIDAPAGELVFGPNPLPAPNVEVVGSPITTLYVKIDGGTPIPVPSIIDSGGVTGTIPSYVIGSGTLPANTNIEVYTSPGGDRLYAFNTNDYRPTVISSGLMNTGFLPFRFQPVYIDYSPSGIGTTVFDHPA, from the coding sequence GTGTCATTTCTGGTCGTGGTTCCCGAGTTCTTGACGTCCGCGGCAGCGGATGTGGAGAACATAGGTTCCACACTGCGCGCGGCGAATGCCGCGGCTGCCGCCTCGACCACCGCGCTTGCGGCCGCTGGCGCTGATGAGGTATCGGCGGCGGTGGCAGCGCTGTTTGCCAGGTTCGGTCAGGAATATCAAGCGGTCAGCGCGCAGGCGAGCGCTTTCCATCAACAGTTCGTGCAGACGCTGAACTCGGCGTCAGGATCGTATGCGGCCGCGGAGGCCACCATCGCGTCACAGTTGCAGACCGCGCAGCACGATCTGCTGGGCGCGGTCAATGCACCAACCGAAACGTTGTTGGGGCGTCCGCTAATCGGCGACGGAGCACCCGGGACGGCAACGAGTCCGAATGGCGGGGCGGGTGGGCTGCTGTACGGCAACGGCGGCAACGGTTATTCCGCGACGGCGTCGGGGGTCGGCGGCGGGGCCGGCGGTTCCGCGGGGTTGATCGGCAATGGCGGCGCCGGGGGAGCCGGCGGACCCAACGCCCCCGGGGGAGCCGGCGGCAACGGTGGCTGGCTGCTCGGCAACGGCGGGATCGGCGGGCCCGGGGGCGCGTCGAGCATCCCCGGCATGAGTGGTGGAGCCGGCGGAACCGGCGGTGCCGCAGGACTTTTGGGCTGGGGAGCGAACGGCGGAGCCGGCGGCCTCGGTGATGGAGTCGGTGTCGATCGTGGCACGGGCGGCGCCGGAGGCCGCGGCGGCCTGTTGTATGGCGGATACGGCGTCAGTGGGCCAGGCGGCGACGGCAGAACCGTCCCGCTGGAGATAATTCATGTCACAGAGCCGACGGTACATGCCAACGTCAACGGCGGACCGACGTCAACCATTCTGGTCGACACCGGATCCGCTGGTCTTGTTGTCTCGCCTGAGGATGTCGGGGGAATCCTGGGAGTGCTTCACATGGGCCTCCCAACCGGATTGAGCATCAGCGGTTACAGCGGGGGGCTGTACTACATCTTCGCCACGTATACCACGACGGTGGACTTCGGGAATGGCATCGTCACCGCGCCGACCGCCGTTAATGTCGTCCTCTTGTCCATCCCAACGTCCCCCTTCGCCATTTCGACCTACTTCAGCGCCTTGCTGGCCGATCCGACAACAACTCCGTTCGAAGCCTATTTCGGTGCCGTCGGCGTGGACGGCGTTCTGGGAGTTGGGCCCAATGCGGTGGGACCAGGCCCCAGCATTCCGACGATGGCGTTACCGGGTGACCTCAACCAGGGAGTGCTCATCGACGCACCCGCAGGTGAGCTCGTGTTCGGTCCCAACCCGCTACCTGCGCCCAACGTCGAGGTCGTCGGATCGCCGATCACCACCCTGTACGTAAAGATCGATGGTGGGACTCCCATACCCGTCCCCTCGATCATCGATTCCGGTGGGGTAACGGGAACCATCCCGTCATATGTCATCGGATCCGGAACCCTGCCGGCGAACACAAACATTGAGGTCTACACCAGCCCCGGCGGTGATCGGCTCTACGCGTTCAACACAAACGATTACCGCCCGACCGTCATTTCATCCGGCCTGATGAATACCGGGTTCTTGCCCTTCAGATTCCAGCCGGTGTACATCGACTACAGCCCCAGCGGTATAGGGACAACAGTCTTTGATCATCCGGCGTGA
- the cfp21 gene encoding cutinase, translating into MTPRSLVRIVGVVVATTLALVSAPAGGRAAHADPCSDIAVVFARGTHQASGLGDVGEAFVDSLTSQVGGRSIGVYAVNYPASDDYRASASNGSDDASAHIQRTVASCPNTRIVLGGYSQGATVIDLSTSAMPPAVADHVAAVALFGEPSSGFSSMLWGGGSLPTIGPLYSSKTINLCAPDDPICTGGGNIMAHVSYVQSGMTSQAATFAANRLDHAG; encoded by the coding sequence ATGACTCCACGCAGCCTTGTTCGCATCGTTGGTGTCGTGGTTGCGACGACCTTGGCGCTGGTGAGCGCACCCGCCGGCGGTCGTGCCGCGCATGCGGATCCGTGTTCGGACATCGCGGTCGTTTTCGCTCGCGGCACGCATCAGGCTTCTGGTCTTGGCGACGTCGGTGAGGCGTTCGTCGACTCGCTTACCTCGCAAGTTGGCGGGCGGTCGATTGGGGTCTACGCGGTGAACTACCCAGCAAGCGACGACTACCGCGCGAGCGCGTCAAACGGTTCCGATGATGCGAGCGCCCACATCCAGCGCACCGTCGCCAGCTGCCCGAACACCAGGATTGTGCTTGGTGGCTATTCGCAGGGTGCGACGGTCATCGATTTGTCCACCTCGGCGATGCCGCCCGCGGTGGCAGATCATGTCGCCGCTGTCGCCCTTTTCGGCGAGCCATCCAGTGGTTTCTCCAGCATGTTGTGGGGCGGCGGGTCGTTGCCGACAATCGGTCCGCTGTATAGCTCTAAGACCATAAACTTGTGTGCTCCCGACGATCCAATATGCACCGGAGGCGGCAATATTATGGCGCATGTTTCGTATGTTCAGTCGGGGATGACAAGCCAGGCGGCGACATTCGCGGCGAACAGGCTCGATCACGCCGGATGA
- a CDS encoding HTH-type transcriptional regulator translates to MVDPQLDGPQLAALAAVVELGSFDAAAERLHVTPSAVSQRIKSLEQQVGQVLVVREKPCRATTAGIPLLRLAAQTALLESEALAEMGGNASLKRTRITIAVNADSMATWFSAVFDGLGDVLLDVRIEDQDHSARLLREGVAMGAVTTERNPVPGCRVHPLGEMRYLPVASRPFVQRHLSDGFTAAAAAKAPSLAWNRDDGLQDMLVRKAFRRAITRPTHFVPTTEGFTAAARAGLGWGMFPEKLAASPLADGSFVRVCDIHLDVPLYWQCWKLDSPIIARITDTVRAAASGLYRGQQRRRRPG, encoded by the coding sequence ATGGTGGATCCGCAGCTTGACGGTCCACAGCTGGCCGCATTGGCTGCCGTGGTCGAACTGGGCAGCTTCGATGCGGCCGCGGAGCGCCTACATGTCACCCCGTCGGCTGTCAGTCAGCGCATCAAGTCGTTGGAGCAGCAGGTCGGCCAGGTGCTGGTGGTCAGGGAAAAGCCATGTCGGGCGACGACCGCAGGTATCCCGCTGTTGCGGTTGGCCGCGCAAACAGCGTTGCTCGAGTCCGAGGCGCTCGCTGAAATGGGTGGCAACGCGTCGCTGAAACGCACGCGGATCACCATTGCGGTAAACGCCGATTCCATGGCGACATGGTTTTCGGCCGTGTTCGACGGTCTCGGCGACGTCCTGCTCGACGTTCGGATCGAGGACCAGGACCATTCCGCGCGGCTGCTACGGGAGGGTGTGGCGATGGGCGCGGTGACCACCGAGCGGAACCCGGTGCCGGGCTGCCGGGTGCACCCGCTGGGTGAAATGCGCTACCTACCAGTGGCCAGCAGGCCATTCGTCCAGCGCCATCTATCCGACGGGTTCACTGCCGCCGCGGCGGCTAAAGCTCCGTCACTGGCGTGGAATCGTGACGATGGGCTGCAGGACATGTTGGTGCGTAAGGCCTTTCGTCGCGCCATCACCAGACCGACGCACTTTGTCCCGACCACAGAGGGCTTCACCGCCGCAGCGCGCGCCGGGCTGGGATGGGGCATGTTCCCCGAGAAGCTGGCAGCATCTCCGCTTGCCGATGGATCGTTCGTACGGGTCTGCGACATACACCTCGACGTCCCTCTCTATTGGCAATGCTGGAAACTGGACAGTCCGATCATCGCGCGAATTACCGACACGGTGAGGGCGGCGGCAAGCGGTCTGTACCGGGGCCAGCAACGCCGCCGCCGACCGGGTTGA
- a CDS encoding amino acid transporter (integral membrane protein) encodes MNSPLVVGFLACFTLIAAIGAQNAFVLRQGIQREHVLPVVALCTVSDIVLIAAGIAGFGALIGAHPRALNVVKFGGAAFLIGYGLLAARRAWRPVALIPSGATPVRLAEVLVTCAAFTFLNPHVYLDTVVLLGALANEHSDQRWLFGLGAVTASAVWFATLGFGAGRLRGLFTNPGSWRILDGLIAVMMVALGISLTVT; translated from the coding sequence GTGAACTCACCACTGGTCGTCGGCTTCCTGGCCTGCTTCACGCTGATCGCCGCGATTGGCGCGCAGAACGCATTCGTGCTGCGGCAGGGAATCCAGCGTGAGCACGTGCTGCCGGTGGTGGCGCTGTGCACGGTGTCCGACATCGTGCTGATCGCCGCCGGTATCGCGGGGTTCGGCGCATTGATCGGCGCACATCCGCGTGCGCTCAATGTCGTCAAGTTTGGCGGCGCCGCCTTCCTAATCGGCTACGGGCTACTTGCGGCCCGGCGGGCGTGGCGACCTGTTGCGCTGATCCCATCTGGCGCCACGCCGGTTCGCTTAGCCGAGGTCCTGGTGACCTGTGCGGCATTCACGTTCCTCAACCCACACGTCTACCTCGACACCGTCGTGTTGCTAGGCGCGCTGGCCAACGAGCACAGCGACCAGCGCTGGCTGTTCGGCCTCGGCGCGGTCACAGCCAGTGCGGTATGGTTCGCCACCCTCGGGTTCGGAGCCGGCCGGTTGCGCGGGCTGTTCACCAACCCCGGCTCGTGGAGAATCCTCGACGGCCTGATCGCGGTCATGATGGTTGCGCTGGGAATCTCGCTGACCGTGACCTAG
- a CDS encoding chitinase, whose translation MAGLNIYVRRWRTALHATVSALIVAILGLAITPVASAATARATLSVTSTWQTGFIARFTITNSSTAPLTDWKLEFDLPAGESVLHTWNSTVARSGTHYVLSPANWNRIIAPGGSATGGLRGGLTGSYSPPSSCLLNGQYPCT comes from the coding sequence ATGGCCGGACTGAACATTTACGTGAGGCGCTGGCGGACAGCGCTTCACGCAACCGTGTCGGCATTGATAGTTGCCATCCTCGGACTCGCCATCACCCCGGTCGCTAGTGCGGCGACGGCCAGGGCGACGTTGTCGGTGACATCGACGTGGCAGACCGGTTTCATCGCCCGCTTCACCATCACAAACTCGAGCACGGCGCCGCTAACCGATTGGAAGCTTGAATTCGACTTGCCGGCAGGAGAATCCGTCTTGCACACATGGAATAGCACCGTTGCACGATCTGGCACGCACTACGTTCTCAGCCCAGCGAATTGGAATCGCATCATTGCCCCCGGTGGTTCAGCCACGGGCGGCCTAAGAGGCGGGCTGACCGGTTCTTACTCGCCGCCGTCGAGTTGTCTGCTCAACGGGCAATATCCTTGCACCTAG
- the erm(37) gene encoding 23S rRNA (adenine(2058)-N(6))-methyltransferase Erm(37) (This region is a possible MT-complex-specific genomic island (See Becq et al., 2007 PMID:17545187).) — translation MSALGRSRRAWGWHRLHDEWAARVVSAAAVRPGELVFDIGAGEGALTAHLVRAGARVVAVELHPRRVGVLRERFPGITVVHADAASIRLPGRPFRVVANPPYGISSRLLRTLLAPNSGLVAADLVLQRALVCKFASRNARRFTLTVGLMLPRRAFLPPPHVDSAVLVVRRRKCGDWQGR, via the coding sequence GTGTCCGCCCTCGGACGGTCGCGACGGGCATGGGGCTGGCACCGGCTCCATGACGAATGGGCAGCGCGGGTAGTCAGCGCGGCCGCAGTGCGGCCCGGTGAGCTCGTGTTTGACATCGGCGCCGGCGAAGGGGCACTGACGGCGCATCTAGTGCGAGCGGGGGCGCGGGTGGTCGCCGTGGAGTTGCACCCGCGACGAGTCGGTGTCCTCCGCGAGCGATTCCCTGGCATTACCGTGGTGCACGCGGACGCCGCCTCGATCCGGTTGCCCGGCCGGCCGTTCCGGGTTGTGGCGAACCCGCCGTACGGGATTTCGTCCCGCCTGCTGCGGACGCTGCTGGCACCCAACAGCGGGCTTGTCGCGGCCGATCTCGTGCTGCAGCGAGCCCTCGTATGTAAATTCGCTTCTCGCAACGCGCGAAGGTTCACCCTGACCGTCGGCCTCATGCTGCCACGGCGCGCGTTCCTGCCACCGCCGCATGTGGATTCCGCGGTGCTCGTCGTCCGCCGCCGGAAGTGCGGTGACTGGCAGGGGCGGTAA
- a CDS encoding hypothetical protein (This region is a possible MT-complex-specific genomic island (See Becq et al., 2007 PMID:17545187).), whose protein sequence is MSDALDEGLVQRIDARGTIEWSETCYRYTGAHRDALSGEGARRFGGRWNPPLLFPAIYLADSAQACMVEVERAAQAASTTAEKMLEAAYRLHTIDVTDLAVLDLTTPQAREAVGLENDDIYGDDWSGCQAVGHAAWFLHMQGVLVPAAGGVGLVVTAYEQRTRPGQLQLRQSVDLTPALYQELRAT, encoded by the coding sequence GTGAGCGATGCCCTCGATGAAGGGCTCGTCCAGCGTATCGACGCACGCGGAACAATTGAGTGGTCGGAAACGTGCTACCGGTATACCGGCGCGCACCGTGACGCCTTGTCCGGTGAGGGCGCGCGCAGATTCGGAGGCAGGTGGAATCCGCCGCTGCTCTTTCCGGCGATCTATCTTGCTGATTCCGCCCAAGCCTGCATGGTTGAGGTGGAACGGGCGGCGCAAGCGGCTTCAACGACCGCAGAGAAGATGCTCGAGGCGGCCTACCGACTACACACGATCGACGTCACGGACCTGGCCGTCCTCGATCTGACAACCCCGCAAGCTCGGGAAGCCGTGGGGCTCGAGAACGACGACATCTATGGCGACGACTGGTCAGGGTGCCAGGCGGTCGGACATGCGGCCTGGTTCTTGCACATGCAAGGTGTCCTCGTGCCGGCGGCGGGCGGTGTCGGCCTCGTTGTCACCGCGTATGAACAGCGAACTCGGCCGGGCCAACTACAACTGCGACAAAGCGTCGATCTGACGCCTGCTCTTTACCAAGAACTTCGAGCCACGTAG
- a CDS encoding transcriptional regulator (This region is a possible MT-complex-specific genomic island (See Becq et al., 2007 PMID:17545187).), whose protein sequence is MGVNVLASTVSGAIERLGLTYEEVGDIVDASPRSVARWTAGQVVPQRLNKQRLIELAYVADALAEVLPRDQANVWMFSPNRLLEHRKPADLVRDGEYQRVLALIDAMAEGVFV, encoded by the coding sequence ATGGGAGTAAATGTGCTCGCCTCGACCGTGTCGGGTGCGATCGAGCGCTTGGGATTGACCTACGAGGAAGTCGGTGACATCGTCGATGCCTCGCCGCGTTCCGTGGCGCGATGGACCGCAGGTCAGGTGGTTCCCCAACGCCTCAACAAGCAACGACTTATCGAGCTGGCCTATGTCGCCGACGCCCTCGCGGAAGTGCTGCCGCGTGACCAGGCGAACGTGTGGATGTTTTCGCCGAATCGGTTACTGGAACACCGCAAGCCTGCCGACCTCGTGCGAGACGGCGAGTACCAACGCGTGTTGGCGCTCATCGACGCGATGGCGGAGGGAGTGTTCGTGTGA
- the mazF6 gene encoding mRNA interferase MazF6 (toxin, part of toxin-antitoxin (TA) operon with Rv1991A. This region is a possible MT-complex-specific genomic island (See Becq et al., 2007 PMID:17545187).): MVISRAEIYWADLGPPSGSQPAKRRPVLVIQSDPYNASRLATVIAAVITSNTALAAMPGNVFLPATTTRLPRDSVVNVTAIVTLNKTDLTDRVGEVPASLMHEVDRGLRRVLDL; the protein is encoded by the coding sequence GTGGTGATTAGTCGTGCCGAGATCTACTGGGCTGACCTCGGGCCGCCATCAGGCAGTCAGCCGGCGAAGCGCCGCCCGGTGCTCGTAATCCAGTCAGATCCGTACAACGCAAGTCGCCTTGCCACTGTGATCGCAGCGGTGATCACGTCCAATACGGCGCTGGCGGCAATGCCCGGCAACGTGTTCTTGCCCGCGACCACAACGCGACTGCCACGTGACTCGGTCGTCAACGTCACGGCGATTGTCACGCTCAACAAGACTGACCTCACCGACCGAGTTGGGGAGGTGCCAGCGAGCTTGATGCACGAGGTTGACCGAGGACTTCGTCGCGTACTGGACCTTTGA